The Salminus brasiliensis chromosome 3, fSalBra1.hap2, whole genome shotgun sequence genome contains a region encoding:
- the nprl3 gene encoding GATOR1 complex protein NPRL3 isoform X1 — protein sequence MSRQFSLDVNLRSTRQTDTILHKNGEKNSPISVILVSSGSRGNKLLFRYPFLRVSANTSSATTKQRSPYVLSTAGDVTDDSDGDSREQTPLTDEQLVAGFSDIILATILATKSDMCGKKFELKIDNVRFVGHPTLLQPPHTIQVSKADPSPKREMPTMILFSVVFALRANADSSVISCMHNLSRRIAIALQHEERRCQYLTREAKLMLAMQDEVTTLTETDGTPQSPFRHILPKCKLARDLKEAYDSLCTTGVVRLHINNWLEVSFCLPHKIHRVGGNHIPPEALERSLKAIRPYHALLLLDSEKAQLAQLPLDCSPALVRLIKVCSAMKNLQQLAQDADLALLQVFQIAAHLVYWGKAIIVYPLCENNVYMLSPHANICLYSPLAQQFAQQFPGHDLPSMLAKFSLPVSLSEFRNPLDAPVHEAQLIQMVVWVLQRRLLIQLHTYVCLLVPPSQEQPGPPDDETLLAGRMTGRSLSTPSALSFGSPTSSDDMTLTSPSMDNSSAELMPGGDSPLNKRMTETLLASLTEHEQQAILSVPASQNPEDLRMFARLLHYFRGHHHLEEIMYNENMRRSQLKTLFDKFRSVLVVTNHEDPIISLFQSPPE from the exons atgtcCAGGCAATTCTCATTAGATGTAAACCTCAGGTcaaccagacagacagacaccatCCTCCATAAAAACGGAGAAAAAAACAGTCCTATAAGTGTAATTTTGGTTAGTTCAGGCAGCAGAGGAAACAAGCTACTCTTCAGGTATCCGTTCCTGCGGGTGTCTGCAAACACATCATCAGCTACAA CAAAACAGCGGAGTCCATATGTGCTGAGCACCGCAGGTGACGTCACAGATGACTCAGATGGAGACTCAAG AGAACAAACTCCACTAACTGATGAACAGTTGGTAGCAGG ATTCTCTGATATTATTCTTGCCACCATCCTCGCCACCAAGTCGGACATGTGCGGCAAAAAGTTTGAACTGAAGATTGACAATGTTCGCTTCGTTGGCCATCCTACTCTTCTGCAGCCCCCCCACACTATTCAG GTCTCCAAGGCGGATCCTTCACCCAAAAGAGAAATGCCTACCATGATTCTGTTCAGCGTTGTATTTGCTTTAAGG GCAAATGCAGACTCCTCAGTGATCAGCTGCATGCATAACCTATCCCGGCGGATCGCCATAGCCCTGCAGCACGAGGAGCGCCGCTGCCAGTATCTCACCAGAGAAGCCAAGCTTATGCTGGCCATGCAAGATGAGGTCACTACCCTGACAGAGA CGGATGGCACTCCTCAATCACCCTTTCGACACATACTGCCCAAATGCAAACTGGCAAGAGACCTAAAGGAAGCCTATGATAG TCTCTGCACGACTGGAGTGGTGCGACTTCACATTAACAACTGGCTGGAGGTCAGCTTCTGCCTGCCCCACAAGATCCACCGCGTGGGAGGAAACCACATCCCTCCAGAGGCCCTGGAGCGCAGCCTCAAGGCCATTCG GCCGTACCATGCCCTACTGCTGCTGGACAGTGAAAAGGCCCAGCTGGCTCAGCTCCCTCTCGACTGCTCTCCTGCTCTGGTCCGACTCATCAAAGTCTGTTCGGCCATGAAGAACCTGCAGCAGCTGGCGCAGGATGCCGACCTGGCCCTCCTGCAG GTGTTTCAGATAGCAGCTCACTTGGTGTACTGGGGCAAAGCCATCATTGTGTACCCGCTGTGTGAGAACAATGTCTACATGCTGTCGCCACATGCCAACATCTGTCT GTACTCTCCACTGGCCCAGCAGTTTGCCCAACAGTTTCCTGGTCACGACCTGCCATCCATGTTAGCCAAGTTCTCTCTgcctgtgtctctgtctgagtTCCGAAACCCACTGGACGCTCCTGTACATGAG GCTCAGCTGATCCAGATGGTGGTGTGGGTGCTGCAGCGGCGGTTGCTGATCCAGTTGCACACCTATGTGTGTCTGTTGGTGCCACCCAGCCAGGAGCAGCCAGGTCCACCGGATGATGAGACCCTATTGGCAGGCCGCATGACCGGCCGCAGCCTGAGCACCCCTAGCGCCCTCAGCTTTGGCTCTCCAA CCAGCAGTGATGACATGACACTGACCAGCCCCAGCATGGACAACTCCAGTGCAGAGCTAATGCCAGGAGGAGACTCTCCACTCAACAAGAGGATGACTGAGACGCTGTTGGCCAGCCTGACTGAGCATGAGCAGCAGGCCATCCTCAGCGTGCCAGCCTCGCAGAACCCTGAAGATCTCCGCATGTTTGCCAG GTTGCTGCACTACTTTAGAGGTCATCACCACCTTGAGGAAATCATGTACAACGAGAATATGCGGCGCTCCCAGCTTAAGACTCTCTTTGACAAGTTCCGTAGTGTTTTAGTGGTAACCAACCATGAGGACCCCATCATCTCTCTCTTCCAGTCCCCACCAGAGTAA
- the hbba2 gene encoding hemoglobin, beta adult 2, translating into MVEWSDAERSAISGIWGKVNVDEIGPQALGRVLIVYPWTQRYFGSFGDLSSAAAILGNPKVAAHGKVVLNALDKAVKNLDNIKGTYSNLSQLHCDKLNVDPDNFRLLADCLTIVVATKFGAAFPPQVQATWQKLMAVVVAALSSRYF; encoded by the exons ATGGTAGAGTGGTCAGATGCTGAACGGAGTGCCATTTCGGGCATTTGGGGCAAagtgaatgttgatgaaatCGGACCCCAAGCTTTGGGAAG AGTGCTGATCGTTTACCCATGGACTCAGCGGTATTTCGGATCCTTTGGAGATCTGTCCAGTGCAGCTGCCATCCTAGGGAATCCTAAGGTTGCTGCTCACGGCAAAGTCGTGTTAAATGCTCTGGACAAGGCTGTGAAGAACCTGGACAATATCAAGGGGACGTACTCCAATCTGAGCCAGCTGCACTGTGACAAACTCAACGTGGACCCTGATAACTTCAGG TTGCTGGCCGATTGCCTCACCATTGTGGTTGCCACCAAATTCGGAGCCGCCTTCCCTCCCCAGGTTCAGGCTACATGGCAGAAGCTAATGGCAGTCGTTGTTGCCGCTCTCAGCAGCAGATACTTTTAA
- the nprl3 gene encoding GATOR1 complex protein NPRL3 isoform X3: MPTMILFSVVFALRANADSSVISCMHNLSRRIAIALQHEERRCQYLTREAKLMLAMQDEVTTLTETDGTPQSPFRHILPKCKLARDLKEAYDSLCTTGVVRLHINNWLEVSFCLPHKIHRVGGNHIPPEALERSLKAIRPYHALLLLDSEKAQLAQLPLDCSPALVRLIKVCSAMKNLQQLAQDADLALLQVFQIAAHLVYWGKAIIVYPLCENNVYMLSPHANICLYSPLAQQFAQQFPGHDLPSMLAKFSLPVSLSEFRNPLDAPVHEAQLIQMVVWVLQRRLLIQLHTYVCLLVPPSQEQPGPPDDETLLAGRMTGRSLSTPSALSFGSPTSSDDMTLTSPSMDNSSAELMPGGDSPLNKRMTETLLASLTEHEQQAILSVPASQNPEDLRMFARLLHYFRGHHHLEEIMYNENMRRSQLKTLFDKFRSVLVVTNHEDPIISLFQSPPE, translated from the exons ATGCCTACCATGATTCTGTTCAGCGTTGTATTTGCTTTAAGG GCAAATGCAGACTCCTCAGTGATCAGCTGCATGCATAACCTATCCCGGCGGATCGCCATAGCCCTGCAGCACGAGGAGCGCCGCTGCCAGTATCTCACCAGAGAAGCCAAGCTTATGCTGGCCATGCAAGATGAGGTCACTACCCTGACAGAGA CGGATGGCACTCCTCAATCACCCTTTCGACACATACTGCCCAAATGCAAACTGGCAAGAGACCTAAAGGAAGCCTATGATAG TCTCTGCACGACTGGAGTGGTGCGACTTCACATTAACAACTGGCTGGAGGTCAGCTTCTGCCTGCCCCACAAGATCCACCGCGTGGGAGGAAACCACATCCCTCCAGAGGCCCTGGAGCGCAGCCTCAAGGCCATTCG GCCGTACCATGCCCTACTGCTGCTGGACAGTGAAAAGGCCCAGCTGGCTCAGCTCCCTCTCGACTGCTCTCCTGCTCTGGTCCGACTCATCAAAGTCTGTTCGGCCATGAAGAACCTGCAGCAGCTGGCGCAGGATGCCGACCTGGCCCTCCTGCAG GTGTTTCAGATAGCAGCTCACTTGGTGTACTGGGGCAAAGCCATCATTGTGTACCCGCTGTGTGAGAACAATGTCTACATGCTGTCGCCACATGCCAACATCTGTCT GTACTCTCCACTGGCCCAGCAGTTTGCCCAACAGTTTCCTGGTCACGACCTGCCATCCATGTTAGCCAAGTTCTCTCTgcctgtgtctctgtctgagtTCCGAAACCCACTGGACGCTCCTGTACATGAG GCTCAGCTGATCCAGATGGTGGTGTGGGTGCTGCAGCGGCGGTTGCTGATCCAGTTGCACACCTATGTGTGTCTGTTGGTGCCACCCAGCCAGGAGCAGCCAGGTCCACCGGATGATGAGACCCTATTGGCAGGCCGCATGACCGGCCGCAGCCTGAGCACCCCTAGCGCCCTCAGCTTTGGCTCTCCAA CCAGCAGTGATGACATGACACTGACCAGCCCCAGCATGGACAACTCCAGTGCAGAGCTAATGCCAGGAGGAGACTCTCCACTCAACAAGAGGATGACTGAGACGCTGTTGGCCAGCCTGACTGAGCATGAGCAGCAGGCCATCCTCAGCGTGCCAGCCTCGCAGAACCCTGAAGATCTCCGCATGTTTGCCAG GTTGCTGCACTACTTTAGAGGTCATCACCACCTTGAGGAAATCATGTACAACGAGAATATGCGGCGCTCCCAGCTTAAGACTCTCTTTGACAAGTTCCGTAGTGTTTTAGTGGTAACCAACCATGAGGACCCCATCATCTCTCTCTTCCAGTCCCCACCAGAGTAA
- the nprl3 gene encoding GATOR1 complex protein NPRL3 isoform X2 codes for MSRQFSLDVNLRSTRQTDTILHKNGEKNSPISVILVSSGSRGNKLLFRYPFLRVSANTSSATTKQRSPYVLSTAGDVTDDSDGDSRFSDIILATILATKSDMCGKKFELKIDNVRFVGHPTLLQPPHTIQVSKADPSPKREMPTMILFSVVFALRANADSSVISCMHNLSRRIAIALQHEERRCQYLTREAKLMLAMQDEVTTLTETDGTPQSPFRHILPKCKLARDLKEAYDSLCTTGVVRLHINNWLEVSFCLPHKIHRVGGNHIPPEALERSLKAIRPYHALLLLDSEKAQLAQLPLDCSPALVRLIKVCSAMKNLQQLAQDADLALLQVFQIAAHLVYWGKAIIVYPLCENNVYMLSPHANICLYSPLAQQFAQQFPGHDLPSMLAKFSLPVSLSEFRNPLDAPVHEAQLIQMVVWVLQRRLLIQLHTYVCLLVPPSQEQPGPPDDETLLAGRMTGRSLSTPSALSFGSPTSSDDMTLTSPSMDNSSAELMPGGDSPLNKRMTETLLASLTEHEQQAILSVPASQNPEDLRMFARLLHYFRGHHHLEEIMYNENMRRSQLKTLFDKFRSVLVVTNHEDPIISLFQSPPE; via the exons atgtcCAGGCAATTCTCATTAGATGTAAACCTCAGGTcaaccagacagacagacaccatCCTCCATAAAAACGGAGAAAAAAACAGTCCTATAAGTGTAATTTTGGTTAGTTCAGGCAGCAGAGGAAACAAGCTACTCTTCAGGTATCCGTTCCTGCGGGTGTCTGCAAACACATCATCAGCTACAA CAAAACAGCGGAGTCCATATGTGCTGAGCACCGCAGGTGACGTCACAGATGACTCAGATGGAGACTCAAG ATTCTCTGATATTATTCTTGCCACCATCCTCGCCACCAAGTCGGACATGTGCGGCAAAAAGTTTGAACTGAAGATTGACAATGTTCGCTTCGTTGGCCATCCTACTCTTCTGCAGCCCCCCCACACTATTCAG GTCTCCAAGGCGGATCCTTCACCCAAAAGAGAAATGCCTACCATGATTCTGTTCAGCGTTGTATTTGCTTTAAGG GCAAATGCAGACTCCTCAGTGATCAGCTGCATGCATAACCTATCCCGGCGGATCGCCATAGCCCTGCAGCACGAGGAGCGCCGCTGCCAGTATCTCACCAGAGAAGCCAAGCTTATGCTGGCCATGCAAGATGAGGTCACTACCCTGACAGAGA CGGATGGCACTCCTCAATCACCCTTTCGACACATACTGCCCAAATGCAAACTGGCAAGAGACCTAAAGGAAGCCTATGATAG TCTCTGCACGACTGGAGTGGTGCGACTTCACATTAACAACTGGCTGGAGGTCAGCTTCTGCCTGCCCCACAAGATCCACCGCGTGGGAGGAAACCACATCCCTCCAGAGGCCCTGGAGCGCAGCCTCAAGGCCATTCG GCCGTACCATGCCCTACTGCTGCTGGACAGTGAAAAGGCCCAGCTGGCTCAGCTCCCTCTCGACTGCTCTCCTGCTCTGGTCCGACTCATCAAAGTCTGTTCGGCCATGAAGAACCTGCAGCAGCTGGCGCAGGATGCCGACCTGGCCCTCCTGCAG GTGTTTCAGATAGCAGCTCACTTGGTGTACTGGGGCAAAGCCATCATTGTGTACCCGCTGTGTGAGAACAATGTCTACATGCTGTCGCCACATGCCAACATCTGTCT GTACTCTCCACTGGCCCAGCAGTTTGCCCAACAGTTTCCTGGTCACGACCTGCCATCCATGTTAGCCAAGTTCTCTCTgcctgtgtctctgtctgagtTCCGAAACCCACTGGACGCTCCTGTACATGAG GCTCAGCTGATCCAGATGGTGGTGTGGGTGCTGCAGCGGCGGTTGCTGATCCAGTTGCACACCTATGTGTGTCTGTTGGTGCCACCCAGCCAGGAGCAGCCAGGTCCACCGGATGATGAGACCCTATTGGCAGGCCGCATGACCGGCCGCAGCCTGAGCACCCCTAGCGCCCTCAGCTTTGGCTCTCCAA CCAGCAGTGATGACATGACACTGACCAGCCCCAGCATGGACAACTCCAGTGCAGAGCTAATGCCAGGAGGAGACTCTCCACTCAACAAGAGGATGACTGAGACGCTGTTGGCCAGCCTGACTGAGCATGAGCAGCAGGCCATCCTCAGCGTGCCAGCCTCGCAGAACCCTGAAGATCTCCGCATGTTTGCCAG GTTGCTGCACTACTTTAGAGGTCATCACCACCTTGAGGAAATCATGTACAACGAGAATATGCGGCGCTCCCAGCTTAAGACTCTCTTTGACAAGTTCCGTAGTGTTTTAGTGGTAACCAACCATGAGGACCCCATCATCTCTCTCTTCCAGTCCCCACCAGAGTAA
- the ba1l gene encoding ba1 globin, like, with translation MVEWTDAERSAIAGLWGKISVDEIGPQALSRLLIVYPWTQRHFAAFGNLSSPAAIIGNPKVANHGKVVMGGLERAIKNMDNIKAAYSSLSVMHSEKLHVDPDNFRLLADCITVCVAMKFGPSAFTPDVQEAWQKFLAAVVSALGRQYH, from the exons ATGGTTGAGTGGACAGATGCCGAGCGCAGCGCTATCGCTGGCCTGTGGGGAAAGATCAGTGTTGATGAAATCGGACCTCAGGCTCTATCCAG GCTTCTGATCGTGTATCCATGGACCCAAAGGCACTTTGCTGCCTTTGGTAACCTGTCCAGCCCCGCCGCCATCATTGGCAACCCTAAAGTGGCTAATCATGGTAAGGTGGTCATGGGTGGGCTGGAGAGAGCCATCAAGAACATGGACAACATCAAGGCTGCCTACTCTAGTCTGAGTGTGATGCACTCTGAGAAACTGCACGTGGATCCTGACAACTTCAGG CTTCTTGCTGACTGCATCACCGTATGTGTGGCCATGAAGTTTGGACCCAGCGCTTTCACCCCTGATGTGCAGGAGGCCTGGCAGAAGTTCTTGGCTGCCGTTGTGTCTGCTCTGGGAAGGCAGTACCACTAG
- the hbaa2 gene encoding hemoglobin, alpha adult 2, translating to MSLTAKDKAVVKAFWSKISGKADAIGHEALARMLVVYPQTKTYFSHWPDLSPGSEHVKKHGKTVMGAISGAVEKIDDLLGGLSALSDLHAFNLRVDPGNFKILSHNILVTLAIHFPGEFTPEVHVAVDKFLAAVSSALADKYR from the exons ATGAGTTTGACAGCTAAGGACAAGGCCGTGGTTAAGGCTTTCTGGTCTAAAATATCTGGAAAAGCTGACGCTATTGGCCATGAAGCTCTAGCGAG AATGCTGGTCGTCTACCCTCAGACCAAAACGTACTTCTCCCACTGGCCTGACCTCTCTCCAGGTTCTGAACACGTAAAGAAGCATGGCAAGACCGTAATGGGAGCGATCTCTGGAGCCGTGGAGAAGATTGATGACCTGCTTGGTGGACTGAGCGCCTTAAGCGATCTTCATGCTTTCAATCTGCGCGTGGACCCCGGTAACTTTAAG attttgtctCACAACATCCTAGTGACTCTTGCCATTCATTTTCCTGGTGAATTCACTCCCGAGGTGCACGTTGCTGTGGACAAGTTCCTCGCAGCCGTGTCTTCAGCTCTTGCTGATAAATACAGATAA